In Ovis canadensis isolate MfBH-ARS-UI-01 breed Bighorn chromosome 15, ARS-UI_OviCan_v2, whole genome shotgun sequence, the genomic stretch ttggccatctgatgcaaagagctgactccttggaaaagatcctgatgctgggaaagattgaaggcagcagaagggggcaatagagaacaagatggttggatggcatcatcgactcaatggatgtgagtttgagcaagctctgggagttggtgatggacagggaagcctggtgtgctgcagtccatggcgggtcacaaagagtcaaatactactgagtgactgagcaacatggagtgaagaggaattaagccCTCCGGTTAATAACCAGTACCAACCAAGCATGTGAGTCAGTCATCTTGGAAGCTGATTCCACAGCCTTAGTCTAAGTCTTCAGATGAGAGCTGCCCCGGctaacatctttttttaaaaaatcttttggctgcaccatgcagcatatgggatcttaggtccccagccaggggttgaacctgtggcccctgcattggcagcacagagtcttaaccactggagaaccagggaagtcctccgaCAGCTGACATCTCGATTGCATCTCAGAAGAGACCTTGACCCAGAACCACTCAGCTAAGCTTCTCCCAAATTTCCAAACCACAgtatatgagataataaatgtttattcttttaagTCATTAAGCTTTGGGGTGACATGTTATAGATAATTAACATACAACCTTTATAGAGatctcatattaaaaaaaaaaaccttctattTTTGGCATTTGTACAGGGTCAGAAATTATTATTCTTTCCCCTAGCCTTTGGCCTAGCTCAGGTTACCTAACTAAAAAAGCCATCAGGCTTGAGGAATCCAACCCAGGAAGACAGAATCCCATATTACTCTTTAAAGAAGTCTTTCCACTTCCCTGTCATTGCAGAAAGCTCCCAGGTCTcctgagaatgaaaaaaaaatccacatcacATCACCTTCACCTGGATGATCCTGAAAAATGATTCTTACAACAATCAAAGGAACTGGAGCCCAGATTTCCCAATTAAATACATTACTGAGGAAATATTTGAGAAATGACACGCTATGATACCTGAGTTTTTCTGAGCTAAGAAATGGGTGTCGACAGTAGTGCTAATGCCTTATATTTGTGCTTTTCacaatgttttcatatctatatcTGAGGCAGGTTGGGAAGATATAAATAAACCGTATACATATGGAACCAAGGGCCCAGAGCTCATGATCTGCCCACAGTCTCCTGATGTGTGAATGACAGGGCCAGTTCTAGAATCTAGGTTTCAGTGACTCCCAAGTCTGGTGCGTTGCTTTCCAAGACAAGACCTCTAGTGTGAGATAATATAAACGCCCATCAGCTGGGGCTGTCCTCTGAGGTCAACGTGCACTTGTAGGTCTCTTTAAAGGCCTCAAGGAAACGTGGTATTACTTCATCCACAGTGACATGCCTCTGGAGCTCCTCACTCAGAGAAGTGACGCCTGTCCCAACCAGCCCACAGGGCACAATGTGCTCAAACCACGTGAGGTCCGTAGAACAGTTCAGCGCCAGGCCATGGGACGTAACGTGCCTTCCACAGCGGACACCTGCAAGGCAAACCAATGGCTCTTAGAATAGacaccctccctccccaggctTCATGATGGTCCTCAGTGAGATGAAGAAACTGGACTAGACCACCGATTTTATGAGAGGAGACGCCTGTGACTCCACACTGGCTGCACTTACTATGGACATTACAGAAATGTCCTTTAACAAAGAttcctctgtttaaaaaaattatgaaaaaaaaatttcaccctTATTGTCCAGATATTGTGAAGTAACCTGGCAACTCACTTCTCGTTGTCTCTCCATTTCTAAATATGAGTGTGTTGAACCACGTGACCTCCGAAGTGACCTGGttctgaagatatcagtgagaagAGCCTTAGATAAAGGCAGTGGGCAGATGATTCAAAACCCGCGCCAGTGACACCCGCCCGGAGCTCTGCCCTCACCACCATTGGTCTGGCcccgccaggccccgccccaaGGCGCTCACCGATCGCGCAGATCTTGCGCTCGCCGAGCCAAACTCCAGTGTAGGGTGGGGGCCGCGCGCGGGCGCCGGGTAGGCCCTGGAGCTCGCACAGGCGCACGGCGCACGCCTCCAGCGCGGCCACGTGGGTGCGCAGGCGCAGGCCGAGGGGTCGTAAGTCGAGTACCGGGTGGCACAGCAGCTGGCCCGGGCCGTGGAAGGTGGCCAGGCCGCCCCGGCCAAGGGGGCGCACCTCGGCACCCAGGGCCCGCAGTCGCGCAGTCTCCTCGGATGTCAGACCGCCGCGCAGCCCGGTGGTATACACAGGCCCTGCGGGCTCGCAGAGCAGGAGGGCACCCGCCTCGGGCCCTGGCTCGGCCTGCAGCCGCCGCAGCCAACGCTGCTGCAACGCCAGCAACTCGGCGTAGGGAACCTGACTCAGCCACACCAGCCGTACCGCCGGTTGCGGCATTTCGCCCGCCGCGGCGTCTGCGGAGCCCCGCCTCCTTTTCGGGCCTAGGGGCGGGCCGGGAGGGGCGGGGACTCGGAGCCTCCGCCCCTAAATGCTTTTTACTGGCTGTTGAGGGAGTGTTTTGATACTGTAAGGTCAGTTCCTAGCTTCCGAGCCTTCTGGACGGTGAGCAGGGGTTGTACCACAGTCCAGCGTCTATTCTGTCCAGTCTTTTGGCCTCACGCCACGCAGGTGTTGaattcttagtcgctcagtctaaCAATTTAGACTGACTCtttgactctatgcgaccccagggattgtagcccgccaggctcctccgtgggagaaggcaatggcaccccactccaatacccttgcctggaaaatcccatggatggatgcagtccatggggtcgctaggagtcggacacg encodes the following:
- the LIPT2 gene encoding octanoyl-[acyl-carrier-protein]:protein N-octanoyltransferase LIPT2, mitochondrial, which codes for MPQPAVRLVWLSQVPYAELLALQQRWLRRLQAEPGPEAGALLLCEPAGPVYTTGLRGGLTSEETARLRALGAEVRPLGRGGLATFHGPGQLLCHPVLDLRPLGLRLRTHVAALEACAVRLCELQGLPGARARPPPYTGVWLGERKICAIGVRCGRHVTSHGLALNCSTDLTWFEHIVPCGLVGTGVTSLSEELQRHVTVDEVIPRFLEAFKETYKCTLTSEDSPS